GAGACCCTTCTCTGGAAGGTAAAGCTAGCCCGAGGCAGGGACTGAGGAGCGGGAAGCTTGGGGAAGCCAGGATAGGCAGTGCGGTATCCAGAGGGGACAGGATGCTCGCGGAGACTAACGCGGTAGTTAGGAGAAAGCTGCCAATAGATAAAGGGTCATTTGGGAGGTGAAATAAGGCTTGGCCATGGGTAGAGCCCAGCATGCCTCCAAGCCACGAGATGGGCAGCCCCACAGCACCCCTCTTGTGAGAGGGAAGATAGCACCCGAGACACGGAAGGTCACCATGTGTCACCACGGTGGATAGAGCCTTGGTGTTTCAGATTTCAGGGAGgaggcaaaggcaacaaaagagcTGAGGGAGAAAGGGCGCCATAGGACAAAAGGCAGCCATGCCTGATGCTGTCGGGAGGCCAGGACTAGACACCTGGCCAGTGTGACAGCCTCAGGATTGAGGGACTTGAAGTCAGAGCTGGGATCGGGATCCTCAAAGCTAGGGCTCAGGCTGGAAGGCGGAGGAGCTGCTAACATCCCCCGACCCAGGCCTGACCCAGATGGAGCTGTCTGTCCCTCTGTACAGACTGAGGACTAGGGAGCAGGATGGAAAGCCAAGCGAGGACATCTCCCCTTTGACAAGCTGCCTGGGACCAGAGGCAAAGGTGAAAGTGAAAGAAGATGCAGAAAGGGGCCAGCCAAGCTCAGGAAAGGTGAAAGCGAAACCAGGAAGCCCCGGACCAGCCAGGCGGGTGCGGGACAGAGGACCCGGCTTGGGCCTTTCTTGCTCCCCGCTGGTCGCACAGAGACCCCCAACCCCTGGACCACCCTGCCCACCTGGAGATGCTGAAGCTGGCGTCAGAGCCCCAACGGGGCTTCTCCTTCGAGAACTGCCAGAGGTGATGGGGGTGATGGTCTAGAGCTGAGCTGCTATGCTCTCCCCGAAGGCCTCGGGCACCGACACTCCAGGGCCTTTATTCCcggtgggggcggaggggcggcAGGGTGTGCTGGGCGACTTGGGTTGCCAGGCTCCCGCCGCTAGACGCGGGCGAGGCTGGGACGTAGTTGGAGGATGTGATGCGGCCCCAGAACCCCAACCTGGGCCACTCCACTCCGTTTCCAGAAACGCATCCTTAGAACGCGTCCTCCCGGGGTTCCGGATCCCTCGTGCACACAAGACCGGAACCACCATCGCGGGCCTCGTGTTCCGAGTGAGCAGGGACTTGGGCCTGGGGGCTtggaggggctgctgggggaTCCAAAGCCACTGGGCCAGCGACCCTCTCCCACCAGGATGGAGTCATCCTGGGCGCGGATACGCGGGCCACTAACGACTCGGTCGTGATGGATAAGAACTGCGAGAAGATCCACTTCATCGCCCCCAAAATCTAGTGAGAAATCCCCAACCCCGACCCCCTACTCAAGACCAACCCTGCcgccggcccccccgcccccccgcccccggcccctgctTCTCCGGGCCCCACCCACACCGAGCCTCCACTCGTTCTCAGCTGCTGTGGGGCTGGAGTAGCCGCGGACGCCGAGATGACCACGCGGATGGCGGCGTCCAACATGGAGCTACACTCCCTGTCCACGGGCCGCGAGCCCCGCGTGACCACGGTCACGCGCCTTCTGCGCCAGACCCTCTTCCGGTGCTGGGGCCGGGCTCAGGCGGCCCCGGGGACGGGCGCGGCCGGGGGGCGGGACTGAGGGGAgctgggccgggcgggggcggggcggccagAGCCGGGACCGGAAGGGGCCgccccaggaggagccgggcgGCCGGAAGGAGCGGCGCTGCCCCGGTCGCCAGCACAggaaggggcggggcccgggcccggAGGCGGGGCTGACCACGCCCACTCCCCCCAGGTACCGGGGCCACGTGGGCGCGTCGCTGCTGGTGGGCGGCGTAGACTTCTCGGGACCGCAGCTCTACAGCGTGCACCCGCACGGCTCCTACAGCCGGCTGCCCTTCACCGCCCTGGGTGAGCgcttctcccctttccctgcGGCCCTGGCCTCGCGTTCGTCCCGCGACTGGGTGGCCACGACCGACCTCAGATGCCCCTCCTGCCCGCAGGTTCCGGCCAGGACGCCGCGCTGGCGGTCCTGGAGGATCGGTTCCAGCCGAACATGACGGTGAGCAACACCTGTCCCCCACGACGTGTTCACTGACGGGAAGCGCACGCGGGAGTTGGGGTAACACACAGGGATCCTAGTagaggtcagggagggcttcttggaggaggtgacgATTGAGTGGAGGCCGAGGGGCCAGTGGAATCAGAATGAAGTAGTGCTATTCCAGGAGACGATCATCAGCGCCAGAGTTTGAACTGCCCGGAGAAGTCAAAGCTCAGGACCATGTGaagctgagggaggagggaacGGCAAGTGGGGTCTGGAGTCCCGATTCTGTTTGAGGTGGGATGGAAGTGAATGACAGGTGTTGCTTCAGAGGCGCCTAAGGCCCGGAAGTGAAAGAGCAGTGAGCTGGTAGTTTGGGGACCGAGACGCATTGGTTGGGGGGACAATCCTGGAAGCAGAACCGTAAGTGTAAGAGAAGTTTGTGAACATGGGACAGTGAGACAGTCTCTGGAGAGAAcgaggcagaggccagggcaaGGGAGTCTGGGCTGGCTGGGGGAATAGGGAATAGGGGTCTGGGTAGGAGCAAATGGTAAATAGTCTGGGCTTTGAGATGAGCAGAAACCTGTAGGCTGTAGGCTGAAGGGCGCCAGCAGGGTCCGGCAGGTCTCCCCCACACGTATCGTCACAGCTAGAGGCTGCGCAGGAGCTGCTAGTGGAAGCCATCACTGCTGGGATCCTGGGTGACCTCGGCTCCGGCGGCAGTGTGGATGCATGTGTGATAACGGGGACCGGCGCCAAACTTCTGAGAACATTAAGCTCCCCCACAAAGCCCACAGAAAGGTGGGAACTTGGGAAATGGGAGACCACTGGGGAGGATGGGGCAGTAGCAGGGCAAATGGGGGACTGCAAGATGGACTATATGATGGGCCCAAATTGAGAGGCTGTCCTTCCCTTCTCCCAGACCCAGCCAGTACTACTTTGCCCCTGGGACAACAGCAGTCCAGTCCCAGACAGTGAAGCCACTGACCCTGGAGCTGCTGGAGGAAACTGTGCAGGCAATGGAGGTGGAGTGAAGTGGGATGATGCTTAGGGCTTGGAACAAGGAGGAATaaacatagaaaatagaaaaacacctAAGCAGATGGCTGTGTCGTTCCTGGGTGGAGAGGGGACAAGCAGCCATCAGGACTCTGGCTAATGTACACCTGCAGGTGCCACTCCCTGCCGTGGCTCCAGTGCCTGGCCTAACAGGTGGCTTCACCCATCACCTCAGGCATCTACTCCTCCGGAACCCCAGCCCTAGCAAGCACGGCAGCTACAGGAGGGGAGCCCCCTGCCGACTCCACACTGCAGAGGTCCCCTGCTGCTCCAGTGCCTTGCTCTTGCCCTCTAGTCCACCTGGGAATGTTGTGAAGTCCAGAAGGCCCCCTGCACTGCCCCCGCCTTGAGTCTTTACCTGGCTCATCAGCGTCCCACAGCAAACCCCACACCCCTCGGTCAAGGACGGCCCCGTGGAGCTCACTGAGTCAGCCTTGAGTATTGGTAAAGGAGCTGCTCCCTGACTCCAAGGGCAAGTTCTCACAGAACACTCCTCCCCCCTGCAACACCTGTACCCGTGGAACCCCTCCCTTGACCAGGCACACCCTGAGGTGCTAACACCAAACAGGCCTTCTATTTGAACGTGCTGAGCTGTGaccgggcgggggtgggggggggtgggggactcCTAAGTTTGCTGGGCTGACAGGAGTCCTAGAGCTCATGCAGAGAGAGATGACATGACACATTTATCCAGCAGACCTTTGCTGGGCACCCACTGAGGGCCAGCCTAGGTGCCATGTGCAGGCAGGAGCATCCTGCCTTCAGAACAGCTGTTTCCACCCGAGCCTCGGAACTGTTAGAATCTGCCCAAGCCCTGGGGAGCATCTCCTCTGAGCTGGACTTCCCCGGGCCACTGATTGTGCCCCCTCACACCcagtattttattatgatttttaaacataGAAGCTGAAAGAACTGCATTGAACACATGTATACCCACAACTGACTTTACAATTATTGTTATATTTGCTTGATCACATTTCTATTCCTCCATCCCTCTGTTCAACCATTAACTCatcttattttttgaagtttggaGTCCCTTGGTGCCCCACACCCCCTAGGAGCCCAGCCAACTTACCCACTGCAGCTTTGCACGCAGGGCTGTCTTCTCTTCCTCAGTGCAGGCTCAGCCTTGAACTCTATAACAGATGGGCTGTGGACACCAAGAGCTTGCCCACAGGAGCCCGAAGGCCTGGAAGCTGCCAGAGATTTGGTGGCTGTCACCCTTGCACCCATAACCTCCATTCAGGGTCAGCCAGTCACCAAGGGCTCACACCTTACCCTCCTCTCAGGGTCCCTCTCAGGTGTCCTCTCATCAATAAGTGTGGGCTTCAGAGCTAGATGAAATTTTGGGTCCAGACACACTATGTGCTGGTAGGAGAGATACCATCTCTCTAGGAAAACTGACTCCTGTTCCAGGTTGGTGAGACATCACTGAAATGCTGTTAGGATTTGTGACCTGCTGGAACCCCTGTCCTGGCTGCATGGCCTTGGCCCTCCACAGCAGAGCTGGCACAGCTGGACATTCCCTCCACCCATCAGGAACACCCCTGGGCGCTGAGCAGGCTTCTCTGAGTCTGGTGCCCCAGCCAGCCCTGAGACACTTCCCTGATCCCAGCCACCAGGCAGTCCACACAAGTCCTTGCTACTTAGCACATACTTAGGGATGTGAGGTGGTTCAAGGAGCCAATCAGAGACCAGGTTTTGGGGGAGTGGAGATGAGAACCTCACACCTGGGCTCTGTCTGATAAAGCCCAGGCCTAGGTCCAGGACCTTGGCCTAGAGATCCTCCTCCTGACCAAGGCCTCAGGCCTGGGACTTTTGCCCAAGGACAAAGAGAACCATAAAAGCAGGCTCAGCTCTCAGCCTCATGCCTGCCACAATGCTGCTGCTCAGTCTGACCCTTAGCCTGGTCCTCCTCGGCTCCTCCTGGGGTGAGTGGGCCTGGACTAGCCCTGATGACCAGCCCTAAAGCAACCTGGCTCCCCAAACCAGCCCAGGCTTCCTGCCcaggggctcagggcaggggctgggctggctggaAGGAACCAGGTGGACAGAGTGGGTACAGGAAAAAGGATATGCCAGGGCCGGGGCCcggtggggggtgtgtgtgtgcaagaggtgggcaggggctggttTCACAAATGAGACAGGAGATCAGGCCAGAGCTAGAAGCCAGGGATGGTTGAGAAAGCTGAGAAGTAGAGGTTGGACATGTAGTTTAGGGAGAAGCCTCTGGCTGTTGAGGCCTGGAGCAGGTGGCAAGGCCAGGAAGGAGACTATCCCAGGGGTCAGGGAGAAAAATGGTCTGAGTTGGAGGGTAGGAGTAAAGTTGAAGAATAATGGGACGTAAGGGTGGAGAGAGATGTGAGAGAATGGACAGAATTTGGGGGGTAGTTAGACACAGGTAAGGACATGGGAAACCAAGATACCTAGGGGTGCTCAGGGTGAGAAAGGGTAGTGACAAGCCCTCTCGATTCGGACCTCTCTGAGGGGCAGAGCCCAGGGGCAcccaggaggtggggagaggtgggtgggggtgtagAAAGCAGGTCCTCACCAGCCCAATGGCCAGGCTGCGGCATTCCTGCCATCAAGCCAGTCCTGAGCTTCAGCCAGAGGATT
This window of the Canis lupus dingo isolate Sandy chromosome 5, ASM325472v2, whole genome shotgun sequence genome carries:
- the PSMB10 gene encoding proteasome subunit beta type-10 — translated: MLKLASEPQRGFSFENCQRNASLERVLPGFRIPRAHKTGTTIAGLVFRDGVILGADTRATNDSVVMDKNCEKIHFIAPKIYCCGAGVAADAEMTTRMAASNMELHSLSTGREPRVTTVTRLLRQTLFRYRGHVGASLLVGGVDFSGPQLYSVHPHGSYSRLPFTALGSGQDAALAVLEDRFQPNMTLEAAQELLVEAITAGILGDLGSGGSVDACVITGTGAKLLRTLSSPTKPTERPSQYYFAPGTTAVQSQTVKPLTLELLEETVQAMEVE